The nucleotide sequence tgatatactgtatggtctgatttttatattaaattttaggctatttgatttccaaattttaggtAGCGTAgtaattttctgatttttttttatttaatcttccactaaactctaattctaacccTCTGTTGGCAATCTAAGTTCGTAAATACTTAAATATTTTtacctcagtaatcctttctccttccattgatattcaaCCTCCCATTGcaaactctgttctcatcatctctgcctttcatGTATTTATActcagctcaacctcatgtgatatttcataaattctgataagcaagcattggaaaccctgaggtgctctgctaataaggacagcatcatcaagatactctaggtgtgctaaattcctatcacgaaTCACATCCAGTCCTTCTACActagtgattcccaaccttttcgtgatcgagtaccacttggaggtcccgtacagttgCCGcataccacctggttccagagaaactaaatttgaTCAGATACCACttcatttctataattgtaaaaatagaacacgcaaattaactaagaaaacaacaacacaATATGAGGGCTCTATCTGCTtattctccaccagctggtcaatgcgggacatgactttgctcacagcacatcggaaatcatccCCGGGCGCAGCAAGttggttccggctcttcgacttgatggccatgaaggctgagaacccctgctcgcactcccacgtcgaggggaaaatcagtaggtGAGGAACAGCGTGATGGGCTAGcatcgggtacgaggaggccatggtCACCCAGAAATTTAatggagagcattctttgtgcttcgtctttgctgtctcgtcagcctggatatctatgagttcctcttgttccccggtcccaacaggcagatcggctggatcaacgtaGAATGGATTGGtgacgtaggcacaacatgtcacgtccgggaagtaatgctataattcagtcttgagcagtgagaggtgatgaacgatttcttgggcaaattcatcagtggggtccctctcaagggtagtcaggagttcaAACATTCCGTAGAGTTTGCTTTCCACGTTCTTCATCTACAGATCCAGCTTCCAGACAAACGCTCCCAGCTTCGAGATGAAGTCTGTGACAGTGCAGTCGGGCCCTTGAAAAGAAAAGTTTAAGTGGTTGAGGGCTCCAAAAATGTCTGACAGTTAGGCCAACCTTGAGATAAACTCCTCGTTCTCCAGATCTTTCTGAAAATCGtgttccttctccttgaagaatacGAAGAGTATATTTTTCAGTTCAAAGAGACGCCTCGTCATATTACCCCGGGAGAACCAGCGCACATCAGTGTGGTAGAGGAGACAGATGTGGTCAGAGCCAAAATCTTCACAGAGGAGCTTGAACAGACGAGTATTCAGGACGGATGTTTTGACAATATTAACGATTCTGATAACTCAGTTCAAGCATGATAACAACTTCAGAGGGAGCACCTTAGCACAGAGGGCGAATCTGTTTATGAAACTGTGGACAGCAGTGAGGTTTGGTGCTACAGCTTTCACATGGGCTTGAAAACCTGACTTTCGACTAAGCATCGATGGAGCCCCATCTGTTCTGCATCTGACcaactttccccagtccagttcatTTTGCTTGAAGAAATTGTCCAAAACGTTGAAAATATCCTTTCCTGTTGTTGTACTTGAGAGATCCTGGTTCAGCAGTAACTCAGTCTTCGCAGCATTACTCTGCGTGAAGCGGATGTAGACAAGTAGTTAAGAGCAGTTGGTGACGTCCGTCGATTCGTCGAGTTGAATGGCAAACCCATACTTTGAGGATTTCACTCCCTCAACCACTTGGTCGGCAATGTCGACCAACATCTCCTCGATACGGCTTTGTACAGTGTTGTTAGAGACGGAAACACTCTCCAACTTCGCCACCGCCTCCTCTCCAATCATGTGGCTGACCAAGATCTTTGCCGCTGGCATGATGAGAGACTCTGCAATGGTATGCGCTTTCATGTTTTTAGCCACCAGGAGAGCGACTTCATTGGATGCTTTCACAATTCCTGCTCCCTTCTGGTAGATCTGGCCAGTCTTGTCCATGCACTGCCTCTTCACGTTCTCGCCAAGTCTCTGGAAGTAGCACTGATCTCGGTCCTTCTTGTCCGCGTGATTAGTCTCAAGATGACGTTTGAGCAGGCTGGGTTTCATAGCCAAATTGGAAAGGGACTTCATACAGACCACACACTGCGGAAGAGCTTTTCCTCCATGTTCGATTGCAATGAAACAATACTTTATGTATGCAGGGTCATATTTTCTCTTTGGCATGTCAAATCCTGtggataagtaaagaaaaaaaatattaatcaatcaaGAAATAACTAAAGTTTATGTAAAGTATAAGTAGTAAGGTATAGTTAAGTAAGGGAGGTGtggagggaagaagggagggaagtGTGAAGTAAGGGAGGGAGATGTGAAGGGAGGGAAAGGCAACATACTTGTACTGCTGAGTGCCCTTCCTAAATGCCCCATATTGCAATGCTCTCCCCGCCCGGACTCGTCTCTCAACCAATCAGCTTTCAGTGACCCTGACGTCACTGGCTGACGCTCATTGGCGTCATCCAGAGAATTATGCATTTGCTTATCAAGCAACTGGATTCTCGCTGTCAGCCACAAATGTTGTTATTTCTTGTCGATAAAATGCAACTAATACTACATATTAGCGCATTAAGTAAGTGTACTGTGTGAATTAGGTCCTCCACTAATTTCCGAAAAACGGCCAGATTAGCTTGGTGACTTAATTCTTCACATTTAAATTCGGTTAAAAACGAGTTGACTGAGTTTTAGTTGAAGTAGCTGGCGATCGCAAGCAACTACGAGAGTTAGTGCAGGACCTAATTTAATGGTGGGCCGCTGGGACATGTGGGTGGCGTGTAGCAACAGTTGCAAATCATTGCCAGGTTATCTTGTGTTAGGCAGTACACATCTTTGTgaagaaaaatataactaaaaatcgttcatgaccccgaaatTGTTCGcttaccacctggaaggcccttgcgtaccactagtggtatgcGTACCACAGGTTGAGAACCACtgttcttcaccatctctgactgttttacgtattacaaaatccatgggaggaaaaacaacataggtgacaacacttcccttggagtactccgctgttcactgaaaattcatttgataagactctattaacattaactagCACATGATATGCTcctgaacagactcaatcaaatttacatatctaagaagaattctataataacgcaagactttccacaaaattggccggtgcacaccatcaaaggcttttttcatagtcacAAATATCATAAAAAATTGATTTTTATAATCTACActctgctgtacaacatgtctcaaaatgaaaatttggtcagtgtaacttctactttttctaaatcctgcgggttcatctctcagcttttcatctaacTTACactacagtgtctttagaataggcatactattcattttcataacaactgacgtaagttttatgcctctttaattattgaaaTTCACCAGTTATACTTTTTTTACTACTTttactaacactcctaactcccattcatcaggtttttcctctacatgacacattttacaaaataatatttttaagtagtctgggagtcactacaTTTTTAGcccgtatcatctcggcagttatttcatcgtatcttgGGCCTTTCTATAGCTTTAGCCTTTTGAGGATAGCCAtgactccaaacacactgaattcattcatgggcacatgaaggtcttcaacaccttcagctatatcaatataattatttccttcatatctctctGAAATGTTCCTTTtaacgttgtcttttttcatcttctgtactATAACAGAGCCATGTCTTTTTTTGATGGTATACAGCTCTTCTTTGCCTCAGtcatgatttcattaataattctaagtgcaattcttacactatagccagtttctgaattcatagcatagtcagccttatctgctttactgtctaaaattTTTCACCCTTCATTCCTagttttcttttgacatcactatcaatactggaatacttagcatacctTACCTTAatactttcattacttcctcgaaacatttcaacaatcaatttctgtgtttatctcttttttatagtatcccaagtatcagttgatatccatggctttctccttgtaaaagCGTTTggcaagacttcactaccaactgactgatatatattttcttaatatcacaccattcttaattaattgtctatttcaatgctgttactggccttcaaatgatttattttaattgttcactgctTCTCCTtgcgtttattcatttctttgtttcctttccttactgggctattttccctctcggAGCCCTTTAACTTATAGCaactgcctttccaactagggttgtagattaggtactactactactactactactactactacactactactactactaatataataatgataataataataatatgttaagatactaccacaagaTAGTTATTGGGCCCTCTCACAGCGcagacttaattattattattattattattattattattattattattattattatattattattattattattaatagctctgCTATGACCGTCATTGGAACAGAAGGtttctataagcccaaaagctctaacaaggaaaaataggctcattgaggataggaaataaggatgtAAACTAAAGAGAGTAATAAggtataaagaaaattttaaaaccgtggcaacattgaaatagatctttcacatataatccataaaagagagacttatgtcagcctgctcaacatgaaaaatatttggtgcaagtttgaacttttgaagttctttcgATTTAATTACATGATTGGGAAGATAATAATTCTAcggtttggtcacagctggaataaaacttgtagaatactgtgtagtattgagcctcatgattatgaaaaataattgcATACCTACTGTAGTAATATGAACAGGATGGATGTTTTTCATTACATAACTTGTCGTTTTATTTATTGTATCATATGAATTCAATTACTGTCAGATCCCGTTATGATTGATATATTTCAATTTACTTTCTCATTAACTAAAGTTCATACGAATCTTATAAAACATAACAACGGTGGATTCTGTCTATATTTGCTATGTTATTGATGTGACTGTTATAGTATCAATTCCCTTCAAAGACTTGGTCTCAATAAAAGTCTCCCAAACAATCAAAATTATAGCATTTAATATGTTATCAGTTACctctaaaatattactttttatgaCCTTTTTCAACGAAACTTTTTCAAGCCGTAAAATAATATACCAATGATATAACTCGATACCAATTTCCTCGAGCATTGACTGCCTATAATTTTATTCTCATAGTTTGTAATTCAAAAACTTATTTGAATATTGGCTATTTCGTATTCCATTGGATTAACCTCTTACATCTCAAGTGAATGCCGGTGCCAGCTTACATGAATATCTGATGTTATTGCAAAATAAAGTTCATAATTCAGAAGATGAAATACCAATATCTTATTTTAGGTCTGAAATCCATATCCATCTTCGGATTTCAATTCCGTAATGCAGCGAACGGAGGCTTTGAAGTTCACTGCATCTATACATATGCATgatatttcataactgaattttcatgttctctctctctctctctctctctctctctctctctctctctctctctctctctctcctctctctctctctctctctctctctctctcttatttagtaATTTTTTGAAGTGGCAAGGGTATATCAAGCACTTTAAGATATAGTTTTTTATCATGATCGCTACTAATAAGTATATTTAATTAAAGCATGATTAAATTGTTATGAAATTCCGAATGTAATATCCCAAGGTACATAGGAAAGGCAGAGGACAAATCCTCATGAAAAGGTTAACTTTCTAATTAAACATACAAATGATACACAATTTTTGGAGAATTATCTTTAGAAAAGAGTTGTCAAGAGCAAGCGCTTAGTAACGTCACTGAGTATTATGCTTGGGGTAATGTGTAAAAAGGCAATCATAACAGTAATATATTTAAAGGTATAGGGTGACACACACACTGTATTTGATGAAACAGTCTTAAAGATAGATATAAGCTCGAGTAAAGGCCTCATAAGAGACTGAACACAGGAAAATTttgctaaaaaaagaaatatttatgaaacaTTTCCAATAAATCGAACGCAGTCTCTCTTCGTGGAGGATTGAGTCACGGCCACTACACTGTGAAATTATTAAGAGTTGTGTTCTGCCACTTTTGGTAAGCTATGACAACAGGAGAGAGGAAAATGGTGATTTTGACTATGAAAGATCTGGAAAGAAGATACAAGTTGTAAATATTCTGAGATAAAGAAAGGTTTGGGAAGAAAGTTATGAACTCGAATATGAGGTGGTtacagaaaaaattaatatatttcaagtatgtttttttctgtacatatttttttcttaagtttacTGTAATTAGATATTCGCTGCATAGTTTACAAACCACGTACTATCGAGGTAATATTCTGTATAAATCTTTTTATGATAAAAAGATCATCTCCTACTTCTGGGTTTGCCAACAGTTTCACATCAGTGTTTCCCGGGCTCCTCGGCCCCAATGCTCCGATAAATATCAAAAAGTTGTAAATGTAATATAATAGACAAAaaattgtgtttaaatatatagcAACTTGCTTTGAATAAAGTAGAGAAGCAGATAAGGTTATTCCCACTCTTTATTGTTTACTATTATGACATTAGAACTAGTCAgactattttctaaaatattttctgtataaagattatgaaataaagaaaaaaacgttTATCTCTCCGAGTTTACAGGGATATAAAAAAACAATTGGTAGGTTATCGGAAAGTTTTTATTTTCCGGTTGAAGCGGAAATGTTATCATGCATCGGATATGTTGTAAAAGTTAGATTGGATTGAAATAAATGGAAAGATGATATTACCACACTATCAGTCTCAAAGTCTGTTTGactatcttttctttttcattgtaattgttcgtttttttttctttttgaggatcTATATAGGAAATCTTCCTGCAGATGTTTAAGTGCCTCATGCCATTTTTTATCAGTATTATATTGCTATTTCGTTTTTTATCTCATGCTTGTTTTGTAGCGTCGCATCAAGTGTCTTGAGTGTTTATTGCCTCTAAAAGACTAAATACGTATATTATCAGCACCTTTCTCTCTCTATcgctctgcatatatatatatatatatatatatatatatatatatatatatatatatatatatatatatatatatatatatatatatatatatatatgtgtgtgtgtgtgtgtgtgtgtgtgtatatatatatatataggtgtgtgtaatatatatatatatatatatatatatatatatatatatatatatatatatatatatatatatatatatattatatatatattcatatatatatatatatatatatatatatatatatatatatatatatatatatatatatatatatatatatatatatatatatattatatagtgtacaatacacacacacacatatatgtatatatatatatatatatatatataatatataatatatatatatatatatatatatatatatatatatatatatatatatgtatatatatttatatatatatatacagtatatatatatgtatatatatatatatatatatatatatatatatatatatatatatatatatatatatatatatatatataaagagagagagagagagagagagagagagagagagagagagagagagagagagagagagagagagagagagagagagagagagagagagagagagagagatgtcagtccCCGGTATCAGAAGGTGAAACACCCCGGACATAAATGCATGCCTATTAGCCTGAAGCTTCTTGTTTGGAAACTGGATCGATAGAAAAGTAAGAAAACCTGCGGAAGGGATCACTTCATAATAGCCTCCTTAGCATTCTCATACATAAACTCCCTTATTAGGAAACATTTGCTAGTGTAAAGAATTTGATCGGCATAACCTTGGGGTTTCTAGCAAAACCGACTCTTTACCAAAGCAGATTTCCATTTCTGAGGATTATTGAAAGTTACTTCCAGTATATTATGGGTAACACAAAGGAGTTATTCTTAGAGGTTCTTGGATCTCACCTATAACGAGTTATGATTgtgaacatggatttttttttatttttttttctttttaacagaaaGACTAGGTCCTATTACCCTGagtcatattttttaatattattgataagtgTTGTATGATAAATTAATCTTTCTTTATATAATGATTGAATATTTATGAATCTAATTAGTATCCAGATAATTATGTCATGTAGTTTTGTTTTTCAAACATAGTTCGTACTATTTCAGATATGTAAGTCCTTTCCATTATAAATGTTAAAGTGTTTGTAGTCTGGAATAATAATAGAGGTTATTAAATTTTCCTTGTCTACTAGTTCATTATAACCACTGGTTATTGAGTGACGTAATCGAAGTCAAAATATGCTTATTTGTCAACACAACGTAATCAACTACAATAATTAATTTGCCTTCTTTGTTACAAAAATCTTAAAGTAAGAATGTGCAACACTAGTTATACCTCACGTAAAAAATATTCTTCCTCCCTGAGTGTGCAAACACCCATTTTGCTAATCTAAATTATGCCACGAGAAGACAGATAAATGGTTTAGAATGGATTCATCAGAGATAGCAGAAAGAAGTGACACCAAAAACAACTTCGTGatggaaaatttaaataatgaAGATAGAGCACAATAATTGGCAATTAGTGTTACATAATTGAACAAGTGAGAAATAAAATACTTGAAGCTAAGACTGAAAGGTACCAGGTTCCATGCAACAATAGAATGGCATGAAATCAAGGTTTATTTAATTTGACAATTTCTAGAAATCTGTATATTTTTGCGTCTTCACTATTTAAACATTGCATAATTTACTCTATCTAACTGATGTTCGCCCTTATATCAAGAAATAATTGTCTTATATTCTTATAGTTGCAATTAATTATTAAGATTTCATAGATTCATGTATTATCATTTCCAGAGAAGAATGTGTGTAGTATTGatttcctgcaccgattcttttTGAGATACTAGCTGTagactgctagagagttatagggtccttttacAGTCCAGATAGCACTACATTCAATCCTTCTCGTCATGGCCCATTTTGCCTTTACTTACACAAATACAAAATTGACCGTtctattccttacacattttccTTATTCCTCATACCACTGACAACACGAAAATAACTGAGAAATTCTTATCCActtaaaggttaactactgcaaggtaaTTAGAGACTCTAGCAATGGTAAGCACTGGTTCTGGAacacggacactccaaaatcaaactattgttctttggtCGTGCAAAGTGTCATCACTTCTTCTCCATATACAATATATCTcctttcttaggttagagttctcttgcttgagggtacatccaggCACCCTATTCTCAGTTTCTTTAT is from Palaemon carinicauda isolate YSFRI2023 chromosome 13, ASM3689809v2, whole genome shotgun sequence and encodes:
- the LOC137652315 gene encoding SCAN domain-containing protein 3-like, yielding MVKNSGSQPVVRIPLVVRKGLPGARIQLLDKQMHNSLDDANERQPVTSGSLKADWLRDESGRGEHCNMGHLGRALSSTRFDMPKRKYDPAYIKYCFIAIEHGGKALPQCVVCMKSLSNLAMKPSLLKRHLETNHADKKDRDQCYFQRLGENVKRQCMDKTGQIYQKGAGIVKASNEVALLVAKNMKAHTIAESLIMPAAKILVSHMIGEEAVAKLESVSVSNNTVQSRIEEMLVDIADQVVEGVKSSKYGFAIQLDESTDVTNCS